Proteins from a genomic interval of Geodermatophilus obscurus DSM 43160:
- a CDS encoding helix-turn-helix transcriptional regulator encodes MGLVPADAARRAARSAITRLCTGGLPPLELLQQVAERVRAAVPYVSAGWQLTDPATLLGTSGFAVDVDPRTHLQLIENELTGADFIPFTLVARSPAAALTLSATTGGELDRSARYRAINATNGWSDELRAVFRSGGAAWGQVCLARAAGEPAFSRDDTAFLTAVCAEIGDGLRSAVLLDSACSAVPGRAPGLVVLQDDGSVEAMSDDAVHWLAELPDEGLELPSVVYEVARRARSLAETGRPGLPARARVRVPSQHWLVLHGARLHPVASQRPTTAVVVEQAHRAELVPLITAAHELTPREREITEMLVRGLSTAEIAATLWLSPYTVRDHVKAVFGKLSVRSRPELTAMLFHEHYAAGSQRAVATPSRATR; translated from the coding sequence GTGGGACTCGTCCCGGCGGATGCGGCACGGCGTGCCGCGAGGAGCGCGATCACCCGGCTGTGCACGGGCGGCCTGCCTCCCCTCGAACTGCTCCAGCAGGTCGCCGAGCGGGTCCGCGCCGCGGTGCCGTACGTGTCCGCGGGCTGGCAGCTCACCGATCCCGCGACCCTGCTCGGCACCAGCGGGTTCGCGGTGGACGTCGACCCTCGAACCCACCTGCAGCTCATCGAGAACGAGCTCACCGGCGCCGACTTCATCCCGTTCACCCTGGTCGCCCGCTCCCCCGCTGCGGCGCTCACCCTGTCGGCCACCACCGGCGGGGAACTGGACCGCAGCGCCCGCTACCGGGCCATCAACGCCACGAACGGCTGGAGCGACGAACTCCGCGCGGTGTTCCGCTCCGGCGGCGCCGCATGGGGGCAAGTGTGCCTGGCCCGTGCAGCCGGCGAACCGGCGTTCAGTCGGGACGACACCGCGTTCCTCACTGCGGTCTGCGCGGAGATCGGCGACGGTCTGCGCAGCGCGGTGCTCCTGGACAGCGCCTGCTCCGCCGTGCCCGGACGGGCTCCCGGCCTGGTGGTGCTCCAGGACGACGGCTCGGTCGAGGCCATGTCCGACGACGCGGTCCACTGGCTGGCCGAGCTGCCCGACGAGGGCCTCGAGCTCCCATCGGTGGTCTACGAGGTGGCCCGGCGAGCCCGGTCACTCGCCGAGACCGGCCGCCCCGGACTCCCTGCACGGGCAAGGGTCCGAGTGCCGTCGCAGCACTGGCTGGTACTGCACGGAGCCCGGCTGCACCCGGTCGCATCCCAACGGCCCACCACCGCCGTCGTCGTCGAACAGGCCCACCGCGCCGAACTGGTGCCCCTCATCACGGCAGCCCACGAGCTGACGCCCCGGGAGCGCGAGATCACCGAGATGCTGGTGCGCGGCCTGTCGACCGCAGAGATCGCCGCCACGCTGTGGCTGTCCCCGTACACCGTCCGCGACCACGTCAAGGCAGTGTTCGGCAAGCTGAGCGTCCGCAGCCGGCCAGAACTGACCGCCATGCTGTTCCACGAGCACTACGCGGCCGGATCTCAGCGGGCAGTGGCGACCCCGAGTCGAGCAACCAGGTGA
- a CDS encoding flavin-containing monooxygenase has product MVEKREHVLVVGAGPAGLGTAAELQRRGIPVTVLERADVLAAPWRSRHDRLRLNTSRPFSQLPGLRFTRSAGMFPSRDHMVRYLEAYAAHHGLDVRLGTPVLRIDPVGSDDDGCQPHHRWVVRTPRGELVSSDVVVATGLLQVPFIPDWPGRSRFSGDLVHAAAYRNPTGFQGRDVLVVGAGCSGMEIAAELADGGTRRVRLAVRTPPNILLRSIGGLPGDPAAMLLLRVPPRLADAQMALLRRLVVGDLTGHGLPAPVEGPFQRLARTGEAPAVVDRDVLTAIRTGCLEVVAGVTALDERGARLADGNRADVDTVIAATGYRTGLAPLVGHLGVLDDRGRPLGATAGQTPAGLWFIGFRAGPGKIGAVGGQARRIAMTIDRRTGPGRRWPSHRDRPPAREGAAGRQLPGPAAQSELPPEPDPVGSR; this is encoded by the coding sequence GTGGTCGAGAAACGTGAGCACGTGCTGGTCGTCGGAGCCGGCCCGGCCGGGCTGGGCACCGCGGCCGAACTGCAGCGCCGCGGGATCCCCGTGACGGTGCTGGAGCGGGCCGACGTGCTGGCAGCGCCCTGGCGCAGTCGTCATGATCGGCTCCGGCTGAACACCAGTCGCCCGTTCTCCCAGCTCCCGGGCCTGCGATTTACACGCAGCGCCGGCATGTTCCCGAGCCGCGACCACATGGTGCGGTACCTGGAGGCCTATGCCGCGCACCACGGACTCGACGTCCGGCTCGGCACGCCGGTGCTCCGGATCGACCCGGTCGGATCCGATGACGACGGCTGCCAGCCGCACCACCGCTGGGTGGTGCGCACACCCCGCGGCGAGCTCGTGTCCTCGGACGTCGTCGTCGCGACCGGTCTGCTGCAGGTCCCGTTCATCCCCGACTGGCCTGGCCGGAGCCGGTTCTCCGGCGACTTGGTCCACGCCGCCGCCTACCGCAACCCGACCGGTTTCCAGGGCCGCGACGTGCTCGTCGTCGGAGCCGGCTGCTCCGGGATGGAGATCGCTGCGGAGCTCGCCGACGGCGGGACCAGAAGGGTCCGGCTCGCCGTCCGGACGCCGCCCAACATCCTGCTGCGCTCGATCGGCGGTCTACCCGGTGACCCGGCCGCGATGCTGCTGCTCCGTGTCCCGCCCCGGCTGGCAGACGCCCAGATGGCGCTGCTGCGGCGTCTCGTCGTCGGCGACCTCACCGGTCACGGGCTCCCCGCTCCTGTCGAGGGCCCGTTCCAGCGACTGGCCCGCACCGGGGAAGCCCCCGCCGTCGTCGACCGGGACGTCCTGACTGCGATCAGGACCGGCTGCCTCGAGGTCGTCGCGGGCGTCACCGCGCTCGACGAGCGCGGGGCGCGGCTCGCCGACGGCAACCGGGCCGACGTGGACACCGTCATCGCCGCCACCGGGTACCGCACCGGGCTGGCGCCCCTCGTCGGCCACCTCGGTGTCCTCGACGACCGGGGGCGTCCGCTCGGTGCGACCGCTGGCCAGACCCCGGCAGGTCTGTGGTTCATCGGCTTTCGAGCCGGACCGGGGAAGATCGGCGCCGTCGGCGGCCAGGCGCGTCGTATCGCCATGACCATCGACCGCCGGACCGGACCAGGCCGCCGCTGGCCGTCCCACCGCGACCGCCCGCCGGCACGCGAGGGGGCAGCCGGTCGGCAACTGCCCGGTCCCGCAGCGCAGTCGGAACTGCCGCCTGAACCGGACCCGGTCGGCAGCCGGTGA